From Streptomyces asiaticus, one genomic window encodes:
- a CDS encoding ABC transporter permease, translating to MTDTARQRTAEAVADDPAGGRPRIDIARWRDLSLVPVIFVLGVIGFIVSPAFLTEDNLIGVVQQSTELGLLVLGEALILISGRMDLSLESTIAVAPVIALWLVLPEHGARFAGLGLLPVWTAIPLCLAVGALIGAANGFLMLKLRVNGFIATLGMLTMLRGLQVGIAEGQSIVNVPESFRYLGKAEWLGVPAAVWICLGLYALGGLALGYLRHGRSLYAIGGNPEAARAAGIRVDRITWIVLSVGGLLAAFAGILYTGHYGSVAATQGNGWIFQVFAAAVIGGISLKGGRGTLFGALTGVLTLQLVVNVMTLGGVPPLWNQFINGSIIIVALIISRYASGEKQD from the coding sequence ATGACCGATACCGCACGGCAGCGGACCGCCGAGGCGGTGGCTGACGACCCGGCGGGGGGCCGGCCGCGGATCGACATCGCGCGCTGGCGCGATCTGTCGCTGGTCCCCGTGATCTTCGTCCTCGGGGTGATCGGCTTCATCGTCTCGCCCGCCTTCCTCACCGAGGACAACCTGATCGGGGTCGTCCAGCAGTCCACCGAGCTGGGGCTGCTGGTGCTGGGCGAGGCGCTGATCCTGATCAGCGGGCGGATGGACCTCTCCCTGGAGTCGACCATCGCCGTGGCGCCGGTGATCGCCCTGTGGCTCGTGCTGCCCGAGCACGGGGCGCGGTTCGCGGGCCTGGGGCTGCTGCCGGTGTGGACCGCGATACCGCTGTGCCTGGCGGTCGGGGCGCTGATCGGCGCGGCCAACGGCTTCCTGATGCTCAAGCTGCGCGTCAACGGCTTCATCGCGACCCTGGGCATGCTCACCATGCTGCGCGGGCTCCAGGTCGGCATCGCCGAGGGCCAGTCGATCGTCAACGTCCCCGAGTCCTTCCGCTACCTCGGCAAGGCCGAGTGGCTGGGCGTGCCCGCCGCCGTGTGGATCTGCCTGGGGCTGTACGCCCTCGGCGGCCTGGCCCTGGGCTATCTGCGGCACGGGCGCTCGCTGTACGCGATCGGCGGCAACCCCGAGGCCGCGCGCGCCGCGGGCATCCGGGTGGACCGGATCACCTGGATCGTGCTGAGCGTCGGCGGACTGCTGGCCGCCTTCGCGGGCATCCTCTACACGGGCCACTACGGCTCGGTCGCCGCGACCCAGGGCAACGGCTGGATCTTCCAGGTGTTCGCCGCGGCGGTCATCGGCGGGATCAGCCTCAAGGGCGGCCGCGGCACCCTCTTCGGCGCGCTCACCGGTGTGCTGACGCTGCAACTGGTCGTCAATGTGATGACCCTCGGCGGGGTACCGCCCCTGTGGAACCAGTTCATCAACGGCTCGATCATCATCGTCGCGCTGATCATCTCCCGCTACGCCAGCGGCGAGAAGCAGGACTGA
- a CDS encoding aldo/keto reductase, with protein MAVDGGRVPSGPRELGRSGVCVPPLGLGCAPLANLYEAVPEERALDTVRAAFDTGLTYMDTAPHYGVGLSEERLGRVLAGRDRAGYTLSTKVGRRLRPRAPGEPVQADGFADTPDRVRMWDFTRDGIRASLESSLERLGVDAVDIVYLHDPEDHVREVYETAFAALAELKREKLVRAIGFGMNHSDLLARFVADFDVDVVLCAGRWTLLDRTAFDDLLPVCERRGTSVVVGGVYNSGLLADPAPGARYDYQQAPPELLARARRLAEVCAEFQVPLRAAALRFPFGHPAVAAAVVGCASPAEVRDNAGMFAHDIPDELWQALVRRGLLGDDIPLPV; from the coding sequence ATGGCGGTCGACGGCGGACGGGTCCCGAGCGGCCCGCGCGAACTGGGGCGCTCAGGGGTGTGCGTACCACCCCTGGGGCTGGGCTGCGCGCCGCTGGCCAATCTCTACGAGGCGGTGCCGGAGGAGCGCGCGCTGGACACCGTAAGGGCGGCGTTCGACACCGGTCTCACCTATATGGACACCGCGCCGCACTACGGCGTCGGGCTGTCCGAGGAGCGGCTGGGGCGGGTGCTGGCCGGGCGCGACCGCGCCGGGTACACGCTCTCCACCAAGGTGGGGCGGCGGCTGCGGCCGCGCGCCCCCGGGGAGCCCGTCCAGGCGGACGGGTTCGCCGACACCCCCGACCGGGTCCGGATGTGGGACTTCACCCGGGACGGCATCCGCGCGAGCCTCGAGTCCTCCCTGGAGCGGCTCGGGGTCGACGCCGTGGACATCGTCTACCTCCACGATCCGGAGGACCACGTCCGTGAGGTCTACGAGACGGCTTTCGCGGCGCTGGCCGAGCTGAAGCGGGAGAAGCTCGTCCGGGCCATCGGCTTCGGCATGAACCACAGCGACCTCCTCGCCCGGTTCGTCGCCGACTTCGACGTGGACGTCGTGCTGTGCGCCGGGCGCTGGACGCTGCTGGACCGCACCGCCTTCGACGATCTGCTGCCGGTGTGCGAGCGGCGCGGCACCTCCGTGGTGGTCGGCGGGGTCTACAACTCCGGGCTGCTCGCCGACCCGGCCCCCGGCGCCCGCTACGACTACCAGCAGGCGCCGCCCGAACTCCTCGCCCGGGCCCGGCGGCTGGCCGAGGTGTGCGCCGAGTTCCAGGTGCCGCTGCGGGCCGCCGCGCTGCGCTTCCCCTTCGGCCACCCGGCGGTGGCCGCGGCGGTCGTCGGCTGCGCCTCCCCGGCCGAAGTCCGGGACAATGCCGGGATGTTCGCCCACGACATCCCCGACGAGCTGTGGCAGGCCCTGGTCCGGCGCGGTCTGCTCGGCGACGACATCCCGCTGCCGGTCTGA
- a CDS encoding amidohydrolase family protein: MPRRIDAHHHLWDLTRREQPWMDGAWAEPIRRTFTPDDLTPHLDAHRIDATVVVQSSSSVEETRELLALAGGSDRIAGVVGWADLTDAGVGEVLAELAAGPGGDRLVGLRHQVQDEPDPRWLDREDARRGLAAVADAGLVYDLLVTPRELPAAIDAVRELPQLRFVLDHAAKPPVASGERDPWGWQLAALAALPNVDCKLSGLVTEADWDGWKPEQVLPYAWHVLDAFGPGRVLFGSDWPVCVLAATYDEVVALADRATLRLGEDERAAVFGGNAARAYGLGS; encoded by the coding sequence TTGCCGCGCCGTATCGACGCCCATCACCACCTGTGGGACCTGACCCGCCGTGAGCAGCCGTGGATGGACGGCGCGTGGGCCGAGCCCATCCGCCGCACCTTCACCCCGGACGACCTGACCCCGCACCTGGACGCCCATCGGATCGACGCCACCGTCGTCGTCCAGTCCAGCTCGTCCGTGGAGGAGACCCGGGAACTCCTGGCCCTGGCCGGCGGGTCGGACCGGATCGCGGGCGTCGTCGGCTGGGCGGACCTCACCGACGCCGGGGTGGGCGAGGTGCTCGCGGAGCTGGCCGCCGGGCCCGGCGGCGACCGGCTGGTGGGCCTGCGCCACCAGGTGCAGGACGAGCCGGATCCGCGGTGGCTGGACCGCGAGGACGCCCGCCGGGGGCTGGCCGCGGTGGCCGACGCGGGGCTGGTCTACGACCTGCTGGTCACCCCGCGCGAGCTGCCCGCGGCCATCGACGCCGTCCGCGAGCTGCCGCAGCTGCGCTTCGTCCTCGACCACGCCGCCAAACCGCCCGTGGCGAGCGGTGAGCGCGACCCCTGGGGGTGGCAGCTGGCCGCGCTCGCGGCCCTGCCGAACGTCGACTGCAAGCTGTCCGGTCTGGTCACCGAGGCCGACTGGGACGGCTGGAAGCCCGAGCAGGTGCTCCCGTACGCCTGGCACGTGCTGGACGCCTTCGGACCCGGCCGGGTGCTGTTCGGCTCCGACTGGCCGGTGTGCGTCCTGGCCGCGACCTACGACGAGGTGGTGGCCCTCGCGGACCGGGCCACCCTCCGGCTCGGCGAGGACGAGCGCGCCGCCGTCTTCGGCGGCAACGCGGCCCGCGCGTACGGTCTGGGAAGCTAG
- a CDS encoding FadR/GntR family transcriptional regulator yields MAVTDEAIEKIKGMIVSGALRPGDRLPKESELAADLGLSRNSLREAVRALSLIRILDVRQGDGTYVTSLDPQLLLEALSFVVDFHRDDTVLEFLAVRRILEPAATALASTRISDAELDRLQEQLDALGQEPSVEELVACDLEFHRGIVQTSGNSVLCSLLDGLSGPTTRARVWRGLTQEDAVSRTLHEHRAILAALRDRDAEAARSWATVHIASVEQWLRSTL; encoded by the coding sequence ATGGCGGTCACCGACGAGGCGATCGAAAAAATCAAGGGCATGATCGTCTCGGGCGCGCTGCGCCCCGGTGACCGGCTCCCCAAGGAGAGTGAGCTGGCCGCCGATCTGGGGCTGTCGCGCAACTCGCTGCGGGAGGCCGTCCGGGCGCTGTCGCTGATCCGGATCCTCGACGTACGTCAGGGCGACGGCACCTATGTGACCAGCCTCGATCCTCAGCTGCTGCTGGAGGCGCTGAGCTTCGTCGTGGACTTCCACCGCGATGACACGGTGCTGGAGTTCCTGGCGGTGCGGCGGATCCTGGAGCCCGCGGCCACGGCGCTGGCCTCCACCCGGATCAGCGACGCCGAGCTGGACCGGCTCCAGGAGCAGCTGGACGCGCTCGGGCAGGAGCCCTCGGTGGAGGAGCTGGTCGCCTGCGATCTGGAGTTCCACCGCGGCATCGTCCAGACCTCCGGCAACTCGGTGCTCTGCTCCCTGCTCGACGGGCTCTCCGGGCCCACCACCCGGGCCCGGGTGTGGCGCGGTCTGACGCAGGAGGACGCGGTCAGCCGCACCCTCCATGAGCACCGGGCGATCCTGGCCGCCCTGCGGGACCGCGACGCGGAGGCGGCGCGGTCCTGGGCGACGGTGCACATCGCGAGCGTGGAGCAGTGGCTGCGCTCCACGCTGTGA